A genomic region of Antennarius striatus isolate MH-2024 chromosome 16, ASM4005453v1, whole genome shotgun sequence contains the following coding sequences:
- the dnm2a gene encoding dynamin-2 isoform X3 yields MGNRGMEDLIPLINKLQDAFSSIGQSCNLDLPQIAVVGGQSAGKSSVLENFVGRDFLPRGSGIVTRRPLILQLVNNKAEYAEFLHCKGKKFVDFEEVRAEIEAETDRITGSNKGISPIPINLRVYSPHVLNLTLIDLPGMTKVAVGDQPADIEHQIRDMLLQFITKESCLILAVTPANTDLANSDALKIAKEVDPQGMRTIGVITKLDLMDEGTDAKDILENKLLPLRRGYIGVVNRSQKDIDGKKDIRAALAAERKFFLSHPGYRHMAERMGTPHLQKTLNQQLTNHIRDTLPGLRNKLQSQLLSLEKEVEEYKNFRPDDPTRKTKALLQMVQQFGVDFEKCIEGSGDQVDTNELSGGAKINRIFHERFPFELVKIVFDEKELRREISHAIKNVHGVRTGLFTPDMAFEVIVKKQIVKLKTPCLKCIDLVIQELISTVRQCTNKLNSYPRLREETERIVTTHVREREGKTKDQVLLLIDIELSYINTNHEDFIGFANAQQRSTAANKKRAIPNQVIRKGWLTLNISIMKGGSKEYWFVLTAESLSWYKDEEEKEKKYMLPLDNLKIRDVEKGFMSTKHIFAIFNTEQRNVYKDLRQIELACDSQDDVDSWKASFLRAGVYPEKDQAESEEAAPADTFSMDPQLERQVETIRNLVDSYIGIINKSIRDLMPKTIMHLMINNAKDFIHSELLAYLYSSGDQNSLMEESADQAQRRDEMLRMYHALKESLQIIGDISANTVSIPVPPPVNNTWIQESSPTPQRRPPPASAPPPSRPPAVRGPTPGPPMNPSPPFGAPLNPSPAFGAPPIPSRPGPPISAFNSSQDPFSAPPQIPSRPARVPPGVPSRRPPGAPSHRPTIIRPAEPSLLD; encoded by the exons GGACTTCCTTCCACGTGGATCTGGCATCGTCACCCGTAGACCGCTCATTTTGCAGCTGGTCAACAATAAAGCCG AATATGCGGAATTCCTCCACTGCAAAGGGAAGAAGTTTGTGGATTTTGAAGAAGTTCGTGCAGAAATCGAGGCGGAGACCGACAGGATAACCGGCTCCAACAAAGGAATCTCTCCCATCCCAATTAACCTGAGGGTTTACTCCCCGCATG TGCTGAACCTGACCTTGATCGACCTTCCGGGGATGACTAAAGTCGCTGTCGGAGACCAACCTGCAGACATCGAGCACCAAATCAGGGACATGCTGTTGCAGTTCATCACTAAAGAGAGTTGTTTAATCCTGGCCGTCACCCCGGCTAATACTGACCTGGCCAATTCGGATGCTCTGAAAATTGCCAAGGAGGTGGACCCACAGG GTATGCGTACCATTGGTGTTATCACAAAACTGGACCTCATGGATGAAGGCACCGATGCGAAGGACATCCTGGAAAATAAATTACTGCCACTGCGCAGAG GCTATATTGGTGTGGTGAACCGCAGCCAGAAAGATATCGATGGGAAGAAGGACATTCGTGCTGCTCTGGCTGCCGAGAGGAAGTTCTTCCTCTCCCATCCTGGCTACAGACATATGGCAGAGCGAATGGGCACACCGCACCTACAGAAGACCCTCAACCAG CAACTGACCAACCACATCAGGGACACCCTGCCTGGTCTGCGCAATAAATTGCAGAGTCAGCTCCTCTCCCTGGAGAAGGAGGTGGAAGAATATAAGAACTTCCGTCCAGACGACCCCACACGCAAGACCAAGGCTTTGCTGCA GATGGTTCAACAGTTTGGTGTGGACTTTGAGAAGTGCATTGAGGGCTCTGGGGACCAGGTGGACACCAATGAGTTGTCAGGTGGTGCTAAGATCAACCGCATCTTCCATGAACGTTTCCCTTTTGAACTTGTCAAG ATTGTGTTTGATGAGAAGGAACTCAGGCGGGAAATCAGCCACGCAATCAAAAACGTCCATGGTGTCAG AACGGGGCTGTTCACTCCGGACATGGCGTTTGAGGTCATCGTGAAAAAGCAGATCGTTAAGTTGAAAACGCCCTGTCTGAAATGTATCGATCTGGTCATTCAggagctcatcagcacagtcagGCAGTGCACCAACAAG CTCAATTCATATCCCAGACTGAGAGAGGAGACTGAGAGGATTGTCACCACCCAcgtcagagaaagagaagggaaGACAAAGGATCAG GTTCTGCTTCTGATTGACATTGAATTGTCTTACATCAACACAAACCATGAGGACTTCATTGGCTTTGCTAA TGCTCAGCAGAGAAGCACCGCTGCCAACAAGAAGAGGGCCATTCCCAACCAG GTGATCAGGAAAGGCTGGCTAACCCTCAACATTAGCATCATGAAGGGGGGCTCCAAGGAGTACTGGTTTGTCCTGACTGCTGAATCGCTGTCCTGGTACAAAGACGAGGAG gagaaagaaaagaagtacATGCTGCCTCTGGATAACTTGAAGATCCGAGATGTGGAGAAAGGCTTCATGTCCACAAAGCACATCTTTGCGATCTTCAATACCGAACAGag GAACGTGTACAAGGATCTTCGCCAGATAGAATTGGCCTGTGATTCTCAAGATGATGTGGACAGCTGGAAAGCATCTTTCCTCAGGGCAGGAGTTTACCCCGAAAAGGACCAG gcGGAGAGTGAGGAGGCTGCCCCCGCAGACACATTCTCCATGGACCCTCAGTTGGAGCGGCAGGTGGAAACTATCCGCAACCTGGTGGACTCGTACATCGGCATCATCAACAAATCCATCAGAGACCTCATGCCCAAGACCATCATGCATCTCATGATCAACAAC GCGAAGGACTTCATCCACTCGGAGCTGCTGGCCTACCTCTACTCGTCTGGGGACCAAAACAGTCTGATGGAGGAGTCGGCTGACCAGGCTCAGCGCCGGGACGAGATGCTCCGCATGTATCACGCCCTCAAGGAGTCTCTGCAGATCATTGGTGACATCAGCGCGAACACCGTGTCCATCCCCGTACCACCGCCTGTCAACAACACCTGGATCCAGGAGTCCAG CCCCACCCCTCAGCGCAGACCACCACCTGCATCTGCCCCGCCCCCTAGCCGTCCACCAGCTGTTCGGGGCCCAACGCCGGGACCACCCATGAACCCTTCGCCTCCTTTTGGAGCGCCGCTCAACCCCTCTCCTGCGTTCGGCGCGCCGCCGATCCCATCTCGCCCAGGCCCACCAATCAGCGCCTTCAACAGCAGCCAGGATCCCTTCAGCGCGCCCCCACAGATCCCCTCTCGGCCTGCTCGCGTCCCACCCGGTGTCCCTAG CAGAAGACCCCCTGGTGCTCCTTCTCACCGGCCCACCATTATCCGCCCTGCTGAGCCCTCCCTTCTAGACTAG
- the dnm2a gene encoding dynamin-2 isoform X5, which yields MGNRGMEDLIPLINKLQDAFSSIGQSCNLDLPQIAVVGGQSAGKSSVLENFVGRDFLPRGSGIVTRRPLILQLVNNKAEYAEFLHCKGKKFVDFEEVRAEIEAETDRITGSNKGISPIPINLRVYSPHVLNLTLIDLPGMTKVAVGDQPADIEHQIRDMLLQFITKESCLILAVTPANTDLANSDALKIAKEVDPQGMRTIGVITKLDLMDEGTDAKDILENKLLPLRRGYIGVVNRSQKDIDGKKDIRAALAAERKFFLSHPGYRHMAERMGTPHLQKTLNQQLTNHIRDTLPGLRNKLQSQLLSLEKEVEEYKNFRPDDPTRKTKALLQMVQQFGVDFEKCIEGSGDQVDTNELSGGAKINRIFHERFPFELVKIVFDEKELRREISHAIKNVHGVRTGLFTPDMAFEVIVKKQIVKLKTPCLKCIDLVIQELISTVRQCTNKLNSYPRLREETERIVTTHVREREGKTKDQVLLLIDIELSYINTNHEDFIGFANAQQRSTAANKKRAIPNQGEILVIRKGWLTLNISIMKGGSKEYWFVLTAESLSWYKDEEEKEKKYMLPLDNLKIRDVEKGFMSTKHIFAIFNTEQRNVYKDLRQIELACDSQDDVDSWKASFLRAGVYPEKDQAESEEAAPADTFSMDPQLERQVETIRNLVDSYIGIINKSIRDLMPKTIMHLMINNAKDFIHSELLAYLYSSGDQNSLMEESADQAQRRDEMLRMYHALKESLQIIGDISANTVSIPVPPPVNNTWIQESSPTPQRRPPPASAPPPSRPPAVRGPTPGPPMNPSPPFGAPLNPSPAFGAPPIPSRPGPPISAFNSSQDPFSAPPQIPSRPARVPPGVPRRPPPRRNLW from the exons GGACTTCCTTCCACGTGGATCTGGCATCGTCACCCGTAGACCGCTCATTTTGCAGCTGGTCAACAATAAAGCCG AATATGCGGAATTCCTCCACTGCAAAGGGAAGAAGTTTGTGGATTTTGAAGAAGTTCGTGCAGAAATCGAGGCGGAGACCGACAGGATAACCGGCTCCAACAAAGGAATCTCTCCCATCCCAATTAACCTGAGGGTTTACTCCCCGCATG TGCTGAACCTGACCTTGATCGACCTTCCGGGGATGACTAAAGTCGCTGTCGGAGACCAACCTGCAGACATCGAGCACCAAATCAGGGACATGCTGTTGCAGTTCATCACTAAAGAGAGTTGTTTAATCCTGGCCGTCACCCCGGCTAATACTGACCTGGCCAATTCGGATGCTCTGAAAATTGCCAAGGAGGTGGACCCACAGG GTATGCGTACCATTGGTGTTATCACAAAACTGGACCTCATGGATGAAGGCACCGATGCGAAGGACATCCTGGAAAATAAATTACTGCCACTGCGCAGAG GCTATATTGGTGTGGTGAACCGCAGCCAGAAAGATATCGATGGGAAGAAGGACATTCGTGCTGCTCTGGCTGCCGAGAGGAAGTTCTTCCTCTCCCATCCTGGCTACAGACATATGGCAGAGCGAATGGGCACACCGCACCTACAGAAGACCCTCAACCAG CAACTGACCAACCACATCAGGGACACCCTGCCTGGTCTGCGCAATAAATTGCAGAGTCAGCTCCTCTCCCTGGAGAAGGAGGTGGAAGAATATAAGAACTTCCGTCCAGACGACCCCACACGCAAGACCAAGGCTTTGCTGCA GATGGTTCAACAGTTTGGTGTGGACTTTGAGAAGTGCATTGAGGGCTCTGGGGACCAGGTGGACACCAATGAGTTGTCAGGTGGTGCTAAGATCAACCGCATCTTCCATGAACGTTTCCCTTTTGAACTTGTCAAG ATTGTGTTTGATGAGAAGGAACTCAGGCGGGAAATCAGCCACGCAATCAAAAACGTCCATGGTGTCAG AACGGGGCTGTTCACTCCGGACATGGCGTTTGAGGTCATCGTGAAAAAGCAGATCGTTAAGTTGAAAACGCCCTGTCTGAAATGTATCGATCTGGTCATTCAggagctcatcagcacagtcagGCAGTGCACCAACAAG CTCAATTCATATCCCAGACTGAGAGAGGAGACTGAGAGGATTGTCACCACCCAcgtcagagaaagagaagggaaGACAAAGGATCAG GTTCTGCTTCTGATTGACATTGAATTGTCTTACATCAACACAAACCATGAGGACTTCATTGGCTTTGCTAA TGCTCAGCAGAGAAGCACCGCTGCCAACAAGAAGAGGGCCATTCCCAACCAG GGTGAGATTCTG GTGATCAGGAAAGGCTGGCTAACCCTCAACATTAGCATCATGAAGGGGGGCTCCAAGGAGTACTGGTTTGTCCTGACTGCTGAATCGCTGTCCTGGTACAAAGACGAGGAG gagaaagaaaagaagtacATGCTGCCTCTGGATAACTTGAAGATCCGAGATGTGGAGAAAGGCTTCATGTCCACAAAGCACATCTTTGCGATCTTCAATACCGAACAGag GAACGTGTACAAGGATCTTCGCCAGATAGAATTGGCCTGTGATTCTCAAGATGATGTGGACAGCTGGAAAGCATCTTTCCTCAGGGCAGGAGTTTACCCCGAAAAGGACCAG gcGGAGAGTGAGGAGGCTGCCCCCGCAGACACATTCTCCATGGACCCTCAGTTGGAGCGGCAGGTGGAAACTATCCGCAACCTGGTGGACTCGTACATCGGCATCATCAACAAATCCATCAGAGACCTCATGCCCAAGACCATCATGCATCTCATGATCAACAAC GCGAAGGACTTCATCCACTCGGAGCTGCTGGCCTACCTCTACTCGTCTGGGGACCAAAACAGTCTGATGGAGGAGTCGGCTGACCAGGCTCAGCGCCGGGACGAGATGCTCCGCATGTATCACGCCCTCAAGGAGTCTCTGCAGATCATTGGTGACATCAGCGCGAACACCGTGTCCATCCCCGTACCACCGCCTGTCAACAACACCTGGATCCAGGAGTCCAG CCCCACCCCTCAGCGCAGACCACCACCTGCATCTGCCCCGCCCCCTAGCCGTCCACCAGCTGTTCGGGGCCCAACGCCGGGACCACCCATGAACCCTTCGCCTCCTTTTGGAGCGCCGCTCAACCCCTCTCCTGCGTTCGGCGCGCCGCCGATCCCATCTCGCCCAGGCCCACCAATCAGCGCCTTCAACAGCAGCCAGGATCCCTTCAGCGCGCCCCCACAGATCCCCTCTCGGCCTGCTCGCGTCCCACCCGGTGTCCCTAG GCGCCCGCCCCCCCGACGAAACCTGTGGTGA